One Chitinophagales bacterium DNA segment encodes these proteins:
- a CDS encoding T9SS type A sorting domain-containing protein codes for MKKFTFFLISMLIGVAGFSQGPKITHKADPTMNVDLLNENILMQASVKRLPAVSKAEGTRDLSTVALGSSSNGLTVLSNACNVVVADNTTKAVAFIHRNNAGAFGGTSSQYRFDASKDGGITFINNIGALNPNTDGAGAGGKNGRYPQAALINPSGTAVPDSLYLVYEGTWHNGDASAPLNTWEGTISGVGQLDGDVLSYTEVIDSVNHGDVGIFTSLVRGKPGEYWTMASVYDEDDIAGYVNDSSFALIKGVWNPATRNVEWSLSTIITLPPDLAFDGTTTWLDPLIAFDPTGMKGWIVIGGDFIDDGIYVYQPVFMSTNDGGATWSEPIYIDLTAFDNIMIDLDPNGTGIPTTGYEAGLVVDKYGNPHYVNVVGNGQDYGILSTLLLHCYDITKHGDNWEAIQLDADSVATFRGPVGTTTTYTEDNRCQATTTPDGSKVFFTWIDTDPTLVDPNADYDNVYPNLFSRGLDINSWQLSNEVKNFTYNTDWDGRVAMPHLAPVSMRDDATGTTTIPVVIVEPVGDFASTCNFWYFSNVTYSDTDFPTTGINTVSNQAALEVSGNYPNPFNGSTQFTIQVAQTSAVTVKVQNMLGEIFSTQQYHFAAGKHNLSIEKGTLASGIYFYTVTAGNNSVTHKMVVE; via the coding sequence ATGAAAAAATTTACATTCTTTCTCATTTCCATGCTGATCGGTGTCGCGGGGTTTTCGCAGGGGCCGAAAATCACACATAAAGCTGATCCTACAATGAACGTTGACCTGCTCAACGAAAACATCCTGATGCAAGCATCCGTTAAACGGCTTCCGGCAGTTTCGAAAGCCGAAGGCACACGCGATCTCAGCACCGTGGCACTGGGAAGTTCCAGCAACGGATTAACTGTACTAAGCAATGCCTGTAATGTTGTGGTGGCCGATAATACCACCAAGGCCGTCGCTTTTATTCATCGCAATAATGCCGGCGCATTCGGAGGTACAAGTTCACAATACCGGTTCGATGCGTCGAAAGACGGAGGTATCACCTTCATCAACAACATCGGTGCACTGAATCCAAACACGGATGGAGCAGGTGCCGGCGGAAAAAACGGACGCTATCCGCAGGCGGCGCTTATTAATCCTTCCGGCACCGCTGTTCCGGACAGTCTTTACCTGGTGTATGAAGGAACCTGGCACAATGGAGATGCTTCCGCCCCGCTTAATACGTGGGAAGGCACCATATCAGGCGTTGGCCAGCTGGATGGTGATGTGCTGTCTTATACCGAAGTAATTGATTCTGTAAATCATGGTGATGTGGGCATCTTTACATCGCTGGTAAGAGGAAAACCCGGTGAATACTGGACCATGGCTTCCGTGTATGATGAGGATGATATAGCCGGTTATGTGAATGACAGCAGCTTTGCATTGATTAAAGGCGTCTGGAATCCTGCCACGCGTAATGTGGAATGGTCTCTTTCCACCATCATCACCTTGCCTCCCGACCTTGCATTTGACGGAACCACTACATGGCTGGATCCGCTGATTGCCTTCGACCCGACCGGCATGAAAGGATGGATCGTGATCGGCGGCGATTTTATTGATGATGGCATTTATGTTTATCAACCGGTTTTCATGTCAACCAATGATGGCGGTGCAACATGGTCTGAACCAATCTACATCGACCTTACTGCATTTGATAATATCATGATTGATCTTGATCCCAATGGCACCGGCATTCCAACTACCGGTTATGAAGCCGGGCTGGTGGTAGACAAATATGGCAATCCGCACTACGTGAATGTTGTAGGCAACGGACAGGATTATGGTATTCTTTCTACCCTGCTCCTGCATTGTTATGATATAACCAAGCATGGCGACAACTGGGAAGCTATTCAATTGGATGCTGACAGCGTAGCCACTTTCCGCGGACCTGTGGGAACCACCACCACTTATACGGAAGACAACCGTTGTCAGGCCACCACTACGCCAGATGGCAGCAAAGTGTTTTTCACATGGATTGATACTGATCCTACCCTCGTTGACCCGAATGCAGATTACGATAATGTTTATCCCAACCTGTTTTCAAGAGGATTGGATATCAATTCCTGGCAGCTGAGCAATGAAGTGAAAAACTTCACGTACAATACTGACTGGGATGGAAGGGTAGCTATGCCGCATCTTGCACCTGTGAGTATGCGGGATGATGCAACAGGTACAACCACCATACCTGTTGTAATTGTTGAGCCGGTAGGTGATTTCGCATCCACCTGCAACTTCTGGTATTTTAGCAATGTAACTTACAGTGATACTGATTTTCCGACAACCGGTATCAATACGGTTAGCAACCAGGCTGCTTTAGAAGTAAGTGGTAACTATCCGAATCCTTTCAATGGTTCAACACAGTTTACCATACAGGTTGCGCAAACTTCTGCCGTTACTGTTAAAGTGCAGAATATGCTCGGAGAAATTTTCTCTACGCAGCAATACCATTTTGCAGCAGGTAAGCATAACCTGTCTATAGAAAAAGGCACCCTGGCTTCCGGTATCTATTTCTACACGGTGACAGCCGGCAACAATTCCGTTACACATAAGATGGTTGTTGAATAG
- a CDS encoding tetratricopeptide repeat protein — translation MNKRSFFIILFSGIAVLFIYCNGPQKAETAKLLYRNWSDTADYVGMNSCKTCHRQIYETFMATGMGKSWDMASPAKSSGKFDSHNVVYDPYKNFYYQPFWKDSLLYIMEYRLEGKDTIYKRIQQITYIVGSGQHTNSHLWQVNGFLYQAPLTFYTQKGVWDLPPGFEDGLSTRWNRMISVECMNCHNMYPDFDTTSENRFAVIKSGIECERCHGPGEVHVNEKLKGITVHTDTAIDYTIVNPAKLSRDMQVELCQRCHLQGISVLNSGKTMFDFKPGQPLNSVMNVFMPRYKGGDGKFIMASHADRMKQSQCYLHSQMTCLTCHDPHLSVKVTPPDRFNTACASCHSNSNNGCKLSSMQRMAAKNNCYECHMPVSETLDIPHVTVHDHRVQVPVTEDKKQEIQQFIGLECMTTKNPSALLMAEGYLQTFEAFSPQPYLLDSAGVYLARVQETKDRQYLYAQLRYFYLKKDYTQLVAKSADLKASGVSDAWTAYRIGEANYQAGNFLRAFDFYKRAVDLRPANPEFANKLGTVQVALEKYTEAVDVFNKIVTANPEYAPAFCNLGYIYFLHSDFEKADSLYEHALSLDPDYEQALMNKIALLVVQRKNAEAKILALRVLKINPKNEKARLVLRELES, via the coding sequence GTGAATAAACGCAGTTTTTTTATCATCCTGTTTTCCGGAATAGCCGTGCTCTTCATCTATTGCAATGGCCCGCAAAAAGCGGAGACCGCTAAGCTGCTATACAGAAACTGGAGCGATACAGCCGATTATGTAGGCATGAACAGTTGCAAAACATGTCACCGGCAGATCTATGAAACTTTCATGGCTACGGGCATGGGTAAAAGCTGGGACATGGCATCACCCGCGAAATCATCCGGAAAGTTCGACAGTCACAACGTCGTTTATGATCCATACAAAAATTTCTATTATCAGCCTTTCTGGAAAGATAGCCTGCTGTATATTATGGAATACAGGCTGGAGGGAAAGGATACCATTTATAAACGCATACAGCAAATCACCTATATCGTGGGTTCGGGTCAGCATACGAATTCGCATTTATGGCAGGTGAATGGTTTTCTTTATCAGGCTCCGCTTACCTTTTATACACAGAAAGGTGTCTGGGATTTGCCACCCGGTTTTGAAGACGGATTGAGCACGCGATGGAACCGTATGATCAGCGTTGAATGCATGAATTGCCATAACATGTATCCCGATTTTGATACTACTTCGGAAAACAGGTTCGCGGTGATTAAAAGCGGCATTGAATGCGAACGTTGCCACGGCCCGGGTGAAGTACACGTGAATGAAAAACTGAAGGGCATTACTGTTCATACAGATACTGCAATTGATTATACTATCGTGAACCCTGCGAAGCTTTCTCGTGATATGCAGGTGGAATTATGTCAGCGATGCCATCTGCAGGGTATCTCAGTGTTGAACAGCGGAAAGACTATGTTTGACTTTAAGCCCGGGCAGCCGCTAAACAGCGTGATGAATGTTTTTATGCCACGGTACAAAGGAGGTGATGGTAAATTTATTATGGCTTCGCATGCCGACAGGATGAAGCAAAGCCAATGTTATCTTCATTCACAGATGACCTGCCTTACCTGCCATGATCCGCACCTCAGCGTTAAGGTCACACCGCCCGATCGTTTCAATACTGCCTGTGCTTCCTGCCATAGCAACAGTAATAACGGCTGTAAGTTATCATCCATGCAGCGTATGGCTGCGAAGAATAACTGTTATGAATGTCACATGCCTGTTTCGGAAACGCTTGACATTCCCCATGTAACGGTGCATGATCATCGCGTTCAGGTGCCGGTAACTGAAGACAAAAAGCAGGAGATTCAGCAGTTCATCGGGCTGGAATGCATGACCACAAAAAATCCTTCCGCCTTGCTGATGGCAGAAGGATACCTGCAGACATTTGAAGCCTTCTCACCACAGCCTTATCTGCTCGATTCAGCCGGTGTATACCTTGCAAGAGTGCAGGAAACAAAGGACAGGCAATATCTGTATGCGCAGCTCCGGTATTTTTACCTGAAGAAAGATTATACGCAACTCGTTGCAAAGTCAGCAGACCTAAAGGCTTCCGGTGTTTCGGATGCATGGACGGCCTACCGCATCGGTGAGGCGAATTACCAGGCAGGTAATTTTTTGCGCGCATTTGATTTCTACAAAAGGGCTGTTGACCTGCGGCCGGCAAATCCTGAATTTGCCAATAAACTTGGAACGGTGCAGGTGGCACTGGAAAAATATACGGAGGCAGTTGATGTGTTTAATAAGATCGTGACAGCCAATCCTGAATATGCACCGGCCTTTTGCAATCTGGGTTATATCTATTTCCTGCACAGTGATTTTGAAAAAGCTGATTCCCTGTATGAACATGCATTGTCGCTCGATCCCGACTATGAACAGGCACTGATGAATAAGATTGCTTTGCTGGTGGTACAGCGCAAAAATGCAGAGGCAAAAATACTGGCACTGCGGGTGCTGAAGATAAATCCGAAAAATGAAAAAGCGAGATTGGTGTTGAGGGAACTGGAAAGTTGA
- a CDS encoding rhodanese-like domain-containing protein: MQHITVEELKSRLDQGDSFHLIDVREPWEYEEFNIGAINLPLSTFIMAIAELEDWKEDEIIVHCKMGGRSMQAAAILEQVGFRNVKNVTGGMDEWKLKFGR; encoded by the coding sequence ATGCAGCATATTACAGTGGAAGAGCTAAAGTCACGGCTCGATCAGGGTGATTCATTTCATCTCATAGATGTGCGGGAGCCATGGGAATATGAAGAATTCAATATAGGAGCCATCAACCTGCCGCTCTCTACATTCATCATGGCGATAGCCGAACTTGAAGACTGGAAGGAAGATGAAATTATCGTGCACTGTAAGATGGGCGGCAGAAGCATGCAGGCGGCCGCCATACTGGAACAGGTTGGTTTCAGAAATGTGAAAAATGTGACTGGTGGCATGGATGAATGGAAATTAAAATTCGGAAGGTAA
- the mltG gene encoding endolytic transglycosylase MltG, with protein MARRKKVKGSMHRYLIAFAIVTGISVLLIGYNFYHRVYAPNIIYENDKNYLYIPTGTDYEQLLAILTAKKTVKNIEAFEWVASKMNLQENVHPGKYRLQPQMNNYELVKMIRGGLQEPVKLVLNKFRLKEELAGFVGRKLEADSVALLQWLNDDAALSAMALTQETAMSLIIPNTYECRWNTSATQFMQRMKKEYDRFWNASRLEKAAGLGLSPTGVIILASIVEEETNYQAEKGTISVVYMNRIRKGMLLQADPTIRFAMKDFTITRVLHTHLAFLSPYNTYLHEGLPPGPICTPSIKTIDAVLNATPHDYLYFCANPDKPGTHLFAATYQQHLLNAKRYQQWLSRQ; from the coding sequence ATGGCAAGAAGAAAAAAAGTAAAAGGCAGTATGCACAGGTATCTCATTGCATTTGCAATAGTTACCGGCATATCTGTTTTACTGATCGGTTATAATTTTTATCACAGGGTGTATGCGCCCAACATCATTTATGAGAACGATAAAAATTATCTCTACATCCCTACGGGCACAGATTATGAACAGTTGCTTGCAATCCTGACGGCTAAGAAAACCGTAAAGAACATAGAAGCATTCGAATGGGTTGCCTCGAAAATGAATTTGCAGGAAAATGTGCATCCGGGTAAATACCGACTGCAGCCGCAGATGAATAACTATGAACTGGTGAAAATGATCCGTGGCGGATTGCAGGAGCCGGTGAAACTCGTGTTAAATAAATTCAGGTTGAAAGAGGAACTGGCTGGATTTGTCGGACGAAAGCTGGAAGCAGATTCTGTTGCATTACTGCAATGGCTCAATGATGATGCAGCATTAAGTGCGATGGCGCTGACCCAGGAAACAGCAATGTCACTCATCATTCCCAATACTTACGAATGCAGATGGAATACCAGCGCCACACAATTTATGCAGCGGATGAAGAAGGAATATGACCGGTTCTGGAATGCATCGCGCCTGGAGAAAGCAGCCGGGCTTGGGCTTTCGCCAACCGGCGTAATTATCCTGGCATCTATCGTAGAAGAAGAAACCAATTACCAGGCGGAGAAAGGGACGATTTCCGTCGTATATATGAACCGTATCAGAAAGGGTATGTTGTTGCAGGCGGATCCGACCATCCGGTTTGCCATGAAAGATTTCACCATCACAAGAGTGCTGCATACGCATCTTGCATTTCTTTCACCGTATAACACCTATCTGCATGAAGGACTTCCGCCGGGGCCAATCTGCACTCCGTCCATTAAAACTATTGACGCGGTATTAAATGCCACACCGCATGATTATTTATATTTTTGCGCCAATCCGGATAAACCGGGCACACACCTGTTTGCAGCAACATACCAGCAACATCTGCTGAATGCGAAGCGCTATCAGCAATGGTTAAGCAGGCAGTGA
- a CDS encoding YihY/virulence factor BrkB family protein — MSSIIDIIKKYSGWNTLVELSKIKGFPGHRDISVYEVLSFLFMEMGRDSILIRASSISFNFFVAIFPSILVIFTVIPYIPVPNFQTALLATLNDVMPENVYVLLSETIEDIVTREQGGLLSVSIILSIYYASRGVISLMNAFDKALPTFRKRNFINNQLVAFKILLLLFLLLVVSVTLFIGGERIIKGVMHLIHAEDSTTYFWFTTIRWFSVLVIIYFSIALIYYFGPATHNRWRFFSAGATLATILSIISSLIFSWLIDQFGQYNRLYGSIGTLLVLMIWLNYNSLSLLIGFELNSSIEMNKSMHKEGSLESKLLNDQV; from the coding sequence GTGAGCAGCATCATAGATATCATAAAAAAGTACAGCGGCTGGAATACGCTTGTTGAACTTTCCAAGATCAAGGGATTTCCGGGACATCGCGATATTTCTGTTTATGAAGTGCTTTCTTTTCTGTTTATGGAAATGGGACGCGACTCTATTCTTATCAGGGCATCTTCCATTTCCTTTAATTTTTTTGTAGCCATCTTCCCTTCCATACTGGTAATTTTTACGGTGATTCCTTACATACCGGTACCCAATTTTCAAACTGCCTTGCTGGCAACACTGAATGATGTAATGCCCGAGAATGTTTATGTGCTGCTGAGCGAAACGATAGAAGACATCGTGACACGCGAGCAGGGCGGCCTGCTGTCCGTCAGTATAATTCTTTCCATCTACTATGCCAGCAGGGGCGTTATCAGCCTGATGAATGCTTTTGACAAGGCTTTGCCCACCTTCAGGAAAAGGAACTTTATCAATAATCAACTGGTGGCATTTAAAATACTGTTGCTTTTATTTCTCCTGCTCGTGGTATCGGTGACGTTATTTATCGGTGGAGAAAGAATAATTAAGGGGGTAATGCACCTGATACATGCAGAGGATTCAACCACGTATTTCTGGTTCACCACCATCAGGTGGTTTTCTGTGCTGGTAATTATTTATTTTTCTATTGCGCTCATCTATTATTTCGGCCCGGCCACACATAACCGCTGGCGTTTTTTTTCAGCCGGAGCTACACTGGCAACCATTCTCTCCATTATCAGTTCGCTCATATTTTCGTGGCTGATCGATCAGTTCGGACAATATAACAGGCTTTATGGTTCTATCGGAACATTACTGGTATTGATGATCTGGCTGAATTATAATTCGCTGAGCCTGCTTATCGGCTTCGAACTAAATTCCAGTATCGAGATGAATAAAAGCATGCACAAAGAGGGATCACTGGAAAGCAAGTTGTTAAATGATCAGGTATAA
- a CDS encoding PASTA domain-containing protein, translating to MTFIKSRKFLYNVLGAVGFYVAVFVLFAFFVRSFTKHGASVTVPDLKGKSLEEAKALLHKSDLAFAVADSTYDANLPALAVIDQNPDAAAKVKDGRTVYLTVNATMAPEVKMPDLTDASLKQATMILESYSMKVGKLIYQPDLAKNVVLSQQYEGKTIAAGEFIRKGSVIDLVLGDGSGNTAVEVPDLVGMSLREAKFVLEGSSLVLRNVEYDRFVKEDSMDAIIIQQVPEAGMDEAIMINAGDSIDVLVTSPAHYDHTQE from the coding sequence ATGACCTTTATTAAAAGCCGCAAATTCCTGTACAATGTATTGGGAGCGGTTGGATTTTATGTAGCGGTGTTTGTGTTGTTCGCGTTCTTTGTACGTAGTTTCACAAAACACGGAGCCTCGGTTACTGTTCCGGATCTCAAGGGTAAATCGCTGGAAGAGGCGAAGGCGCTGCTTCATAAGAGTGACCTCGCATTTGCAGTGGCTGATTCCACTTACGATGCGAATCTCCCTGCACTTGCAGTAATTGACCAGAACCCGGATGCAGCAGCCAAAGTGAAAGACGGCCGCACTGTTTATCTTACCGTGAATGCTACCATGGCGCCTGAGGTGAAGATGCCTGACCTCACCGATGCATCGCTAAAGCAGGCAACGATGATCCTGGAAAGCTACAGCATGAAAGTTGGAAAGCTGATCTATCAGCCTGACCTTGCAAAAAATGTAGTTCTCTCGCAGCAGTATGAAGGAAAAACCATCGCTGCAGGAGAGTTTATAAGGAAAGGATCAGTCATTGACCTGGTGTTGGGTGATGGTTCGGGCAATACCGCTGTTGAGGTTCCAGACCTGGTAGGCATGTCGCTGCGCGAAGCAAAATTCGTACTCGAAGGTTCTTCGCTTGTACTCAGGAACGTGGAGTACGACCGATTTGTGAAGGAAGATTCAATGGATGCCATCATCATTCAACAGGTGCCTGAAGCGGGAATGGATGAAGCGATAATGATAAATGCAGGCGACAGCATAGATGTGTTGGTTACGTCACCGGCGCATTATGATCATACACAGGAATAG
- a CDS encoding acyl-CoA thioesterase, with the protein MYIHEIEIRVRYGEVDMMGYLYYGYYSFYYEQARVETMRSLGISYKKMEELGFMLPVRDLNIHFIKPAYYDDVVRIKTMISKMPLVRHQFTYEMYNQKDELINKAETTLVYIDKDTRKPVSCPAFVQDLLKPYLEH; encoded by the coding sequence ATGTACATCCACGAAATAGAAATACGGGTCAGGTATGGAGAAGTTGATATGATGGGCTACCTGTATTACGGGTATTATTCATTTTACTATGAGCAGGCTCGTGTTGAAACCATGCGAAGCCTCGGGATTTCCTACAAGAAGATGGAAGAGCTCGGCTTCATGTTGCCTGTTCGTGATCTCAACATACACTTTATCAAGCCTGCTTATTATGACGACGTAGTACGGATCAAAACAATGATCAGCAAAATGCCGCTCGTACGCCATCAGTTTACTTATGAGATGTATAACCAGAAAGATGAGTTAATCAACAAAGCGGAAACAACCCTGGTCTATATTGACAAGGATACCAGGAAACCCGTTTCCTGCCCTGCATTTGTTCAGGACTTACTGAAGCCGTACCTTGAACACTGA
- a CDS encoding T9SS type A sorting domain-containing protein: MISNKERCMLLIVGINLWYNSVLAQEMLLPLRYQPALLNHVQPENNTRSAVALPFIDDFSYPGPDPDPALWINSGGNLNFSFPRDPVTYGVLTLDGLNGNGIPYDTVSYNFSSIDSADIVTSTPVLLGSLSSADSVYLSFYYQPGGIGDVPNTQMFNLFNYGVSFGDSIMLEFKDNTGAWKHIWAHDGSSVQPFKQVMVRITKPAYFHDDFQFRFRNYASIIGNYDQWHIDYVRLNSGRNHADTLINDVAVQLYPTSILKSYQAMPWHQFQNYQEKERADEHLLVVKNNFNAVKNTSYHFDAAEKLTGASVFESVVQSNNINASDTAQVRLATYDIQDFFNDTVIIATRYIVGATGDINTRNDTIIREQVFSNVMAYDDGSAEATYRLLGSPASLAQQYIVNEPDTLQGIEIHFVNTDEDMGQNLFSLIVWSALNDEDTLYRDDFLKPRFTSQLNGFKFYRFSRPVIVTDTFYIGFQQTSFAADIKTDIGFDLNVDGSSHLKYNIDSNWIDSQFPGTVMMRPVMGKAIPFQVSADEPSGNDYPVTVFPNPVHDVLILRYEGNARYQCDILDNAGRVLLRCPECRTVKVDQLLPGFYLLKATDVITGRYIIQKFIKQ; the protein is encoded by the coding sequence ATGATCAGTAATAAGGAGCGATGCATGCTGTTGATAGTTGGCATTAACCTGTGGTATAACTCAGTGCTTGCACAGGAGATGCTGCTGCCGCTCCGTTATCAGCCGGCCTTATTGAATCATGTGCAGCCGGAAAATAACACACGGTCTGCGGTCGCGTTACCCTTTATTGATGATTTCTCGTATCCGGGCCCTGATCCTGATCCTGCTTTATGGATAAACAGCGGAGGAAATCTGAACTTTTCATTCCCACGCGACCCGGTTACCTACGGGGTGCTCACGCTGGACGGGTTAAATGGTAATGGCATTCCCTATGATACAGTCAGTTATAACTTCAGTTCCATTGACTCAGCCGATATCGTAACCTCGACACCGGTATTGCTCGGAAGCCTTTCATCAGCCGACTCTGTTTACCTGAGCTTTTACTATCAGCCCGGCGGTATCGGCGATGTGCCTAACACGCAAATGTTTAACTTATTTAATTACGGCGTTTCTTTTGGTGATTCCATCATGCTGGAATTTAAAGATAACACCGGTGCTTGGAAACATATATGGGCTCATGACGGAAGCTCCGTTCAGCCATTTAAGCAAGTGATGGTGCGTATCACGAAGCCTGCATATTTTCATGATGATTTTCAATTCCGCTTCCGCAATTATGCGAGCATTATAGGTAATTACGATCAATGGCACATAGATTATGTAAGGCTGAATAGCGGCAGGAATCATGCAGATACGCTGATTAATGATGTGGCTGTTCAATTATATCCTACATCAATTCTGAAGTCGTACCAGGCCATGCCCTGGCATCAGTTTCAGAACTACCAGGAAAAAGAAAGAGCAGATGAACATCTGCTGGTGGTGAAGAATAATTTCAATGCGGTGAAAAACACGAGTTATCACTTTGATGCGGCGGAGAAATTAACAGGCGCTTCCGTTTTTGAATCTGTGGTGCAAAGTAATAACATCAATGCCAGCGATACCGCACAGGTAAGACTGGCTACCTACGATATCCAGGATTTTTTCAATGATACCGTAATCATTGCCACACGCTATATTGTCGGCGCTACGGGTGATATCAATACCAGGAACGATACAATCATACGGGAACAGGTCTTTTCCAATGTGATGGCCTATGATGATGGCAGTGCTGAAGCCACTTACCGGCTGCTGGGTTCACCGGCTTCACTGGCCCAGCAATACATAGTAAATGAGCCTGACACGCTGCAGGGCATTGAGATACATTTTGTGAATACAGATGAAGATATGGGGCAGAATCTTTTTTCACTGATAGTTTGGTCAGCACTGAATGATGAGGATACCTTATACCGGGATGATTTTCTGAAGCCAAGGTTTACCTCCCAGCTTAACGGATTTAAATTTTACCGTTTCAGCCGTCCGGTGATCGTTACCGATACATTTTACATCGGCTTTCAGCAAACTTCATTTGCCGCTGATATTAAAACAGATATCGGGTTCGACTTAAACGTTGATGGCAGCAGTCACCTTAAATACAACATTGACAGCAATTGGATTGATTCTCAATTTCCGGGAACGGTAATGATGCGGCCTGTGATGGGCAAGGCGATCCCATTTCAGGTGAGCGCAGATGAGCCATCAGGCAACGATTATCCCGTTACTGTTTTTCCGAATCCGGTGCATGATGTCCTGATATTGCGTTATGAAGGAAATGCCAGGTACCAATGCGATATACTCGATAATGCAGGCAGGGTTCTGCTGCGTTGCCCGGAATGCCGAACGGTTAAAGTTGATCAATTGCTCCCGGGATTCTATTTACTGAAGGCCACTGATGTTATTACAGGGCGCTATATCATCCAGAAATTCATCAAACAATAA